One Lepisosteus oculatus isolate fLepOcu1 chromosome 4, fLepOcu1.hap2, whole genome shotgun sequence genomic window, caaattacaTTTGAACAGAAAAAATGGTCTTGTGACAATCTAGCTTCAACAGATTCATAATTTAATAAAGATCAGATATTTATAAGTTATTTTCAAATGGCTGTAGCAATTGTATTAGACACTTACACTATGGGACAACAACTAAAGTGTCCAGCCTTGGCTGGCCTTTTGTAGACCCAAATTCCGTaactgtaattacagtataattatactgtatgaagtgcTTGGTAAAAGATAATTAAGCAAATAAGTAGTAGAACTGCAGATTCTGCATTATTAACATATAGTTAGTAAGATAGTTTCACTTTTCCTGTATGGATTTGCCAATATTTGATTCCTGTTCTctgtttaaagaagaaaaaaacacagaagcacAAATACCAAAATATTTAAGTATAGGAAATTCTACATGCTAAATTGTGCAAaggttatattttttttaccatggTAAAGAGTatgtaataattataaaaacagaAGAGTAGACAAGATGATATGCTGAAACTCCTTTTTTCATTACACAGTCTTAATATCTATCGAGTCCttcatacaattgttttaatataCAAATTTACAATGTATCAGTAACCTATcagtaaaatgaaaagcactttagtttttgcattttttaataatatcagGAAATCATTTCATCACATAAAGAACAACTCTGTTGCATATATACAATTCTaaactctataggaatgcattTCAGGCACATTTACATGGAAAAATAGAATAGATTATTCTAAGCAGCATTTTTTGTTTGGAAAACATACAACATAAATTTCCTTTAAAGATAAAATATCTACAAGTGCTTCttattacaaaaatacataatattctTCATCGCAGGGCAACACAGGAACATTTCAAGGGTAATTGAGTCTAAACAAATTCTGAACTAAGTTTAACCACTGCAGAGATTTTAAAGTTacatttaaccttttttttataaacacttcttaaagacattttaaggACATGTATAAAGCACACCAGTGACAGGATTATTTTAAGAACCTGACAAGCAGTTTCTTAAGTTACTTTGGAAAGACACCAGAGTTGAGCATTATATGGAATGAGTATGTCAAAAAAGCTCATTCGGACCAATCTCAATGTGGGGGATTTGTGAAGATGTTTTGAAACTGTATCAGAGATCTAAGCCTGTATAAAGTGTGTAATTGTTTGGTGATTGAAAGATGAGTATATAAACTACCCGAGGACTTTTTCTCTTTGCTGAATGTTTTACAGTGCAAATTAATAAGTGATTTACACCAGTTTCCCCTGTATACATTGTCTGCACGCCTCATTGAGATTGCTGTGCAACACAGTTTCATagcacacattttcgcaattaGTGATGTACTggactattttaaaaaaaaacttggacaATGTTCTCCAGAtcagcaaaagaaaacaaaagagctgcAGGGACAATCCTAACGAGCACCTTTTCAGGTCCTGTTGAAAGAAAGGATCATCAGGCTTTGATATTGTTCATgacttttaacttttaagaaCAGCTACAGAAGAATGAAAAAAGGGAAATTCTTCATTTTCCAATACTTCTATATTCTACATTACTGCAGGTTAAAATGCAGTGGATgcataactgaaaaaaacaacattcttaAAATCTGATTATTTGTGAAATTACTTCAAGAGAATAgatgtaaaatgttttctaagAACAGGTAAGGCcattaaaatatacataatTCAGGGAACATTTTGAAAGAGAACATTGCACAAGCTTTCTTTTCTCATATGTGCTCATTTGTGAAGGGACACTATCCCATCCACATCACAATTTCTTCGCATTCATATCCACCCGACCCATCAATATCTCTCAGAGTTCTGCCAAAAAAGCCATTACCAGTTCTTAAAGTTGGCACAAAATCCAGCCTGGGTAATCACATTTCAGTCTGGCCAGGGAACAGAATGTAAGAGTTTTCAAAACACTTGCAACCAGTTTTTCCTCGCCAGACAGTGATTCAAAGTTTAGAAATGTACATCTTGTGCATCTTTCTAATTACTGGGTAACATAACACTTTTGTAACTGTTAcaacagtttttatttcttgagaAAATAAGCCCACTTTTTCCATGGCCTCTGTGTACCACTCTGAAACTGAAAATCAGCAACACTCTCCAACAGCTTGAAGCTTCATGTATGTCAGCCAATGTACATCCGATAGTCAGTCTATCAAGTAATAATCCCTTTATCTCAGTGGCTGTCAGTCTCAGATGGACCTTTGTATCTTCTGGTAATGTGTGGATAAGGACAGCAGCACAAAATCCACAACTACAACGCCAATTGTGCagtaactggaaaaaaaacgcaCTTCTTACACAGAACATCACTAAACTTCTGTTTGTACAGAAGTATGTGTTTAAACATTGTGGTATTCGAGACCAGGCGCTAGATGGACTGGTGTGTAAAGCACCAGCAAGTCTGTACAGTCCTCCGGCAAAAATAAGTTGCAAATGAAGCCAATTTCACCAATCCACACTGCCTGGATGTTGACAACCAGAAATCAGACCCAAGTCCCCACTACCTGCAGAGGTATGTCATGTATACAGTGAATAGAATAGCTTAGTTGAAATAAACACTGGTATTTTCAGATATGTTTGGCATGGCAAGTCCCCTTGTCAATTTAATATTAAGAATCAACTGTTAACTGGAGCCTGACAGATTCATTGTATTCTCAGAACATTCAACTCCTGTGACTGGCTGcatgttttatctttttttatctttaaaaactgaaaatcctACTTTGTAAACTTGTTTTATTGATGAACTATAGAAGACTGAGGATTGTTAAGAGATCAAATGTTCAAATTCCCAAAATAAACAGTTCAACGCCCTCGGATCTCATCGACAGTCATGTCACTTGGAAAGAGGAGGATTGTCAATAGCTTGTTTTGTACTGTGACTGGGAGGACAGGAGACTTTCAAAACGAGCAAACTAATATCCTTCAGATAATGATTTTCAAGAGAAGTTGAGTAGAAATTATGTTTTCTCCAAAATTTGATGAAGggaaacattttagaataagCGGCGAAACCAAGACAtttaacagaaacagaaaatgtgcaCTTTAGCTGTGCTGGTTGCAGAAGGTCACTCAGCTCTCTGTGCATGAGCAGTAGGCCCGAGTTCCCTCTCCTATATCGCTGTGAGGCCTAATTTCCACAGCCCTGAAATCCTATCTTCATTGTATTAATTTATGAGCACAGTCTGCACTGTACCCATTACTTTCACAAGGATATTTAATatatctttattatttattttttctagaaaaaaaacatgtttttcaatttaaatatgtGAAGTCCAATTTGCCATTATGGAATGTTTACCTGAAACACTCCATGAAATACTGATAATGACAAACACTTACAGTAacgtatttaaagaaaaaaaaatccattatatGGAAAATTCTTAAACAAATTCTTACTACAAGGTTACTTGCAATCACATTTACATATTATTTCACTCTCATTGTGTGGTGCTTTTCATACTTTTGATATCCAAAACCATTAGCTTGTGAATAATAATCTATGCATTGACACAACCCTATACACACAGAATATAATTGTAATTTTTAAACAAGTAATATTTCAATTATTAGGAAGGTTTAGATGACAAAGTACAAGTGTATGTCAAAAGTGGTGTTTTAGaaactgcatttacagtatttgatcaATTCCAATTTCAAAAATCTCATACATTTATGACCCAatttacaaaactgtttttctacCTTAATGTGACATAACCTTTGAACTAGGAAAGTTAAAACATGAGTAGACAAATGAGCCTCTACACTGAGCCTGTCATAATCGTTTGATTAGAAAGCATCTGGACCtttgtaaaattatttgaaCCCTTTTTAGCATGATCTGACTTAATGTTCATGTTATTAGGTGAAAAAGACCTAAATTATTACTTTCATGAGACTGAGTGCAAGATTGATCCAGTGAACACAGTATGGCATGTAGTAAGTCACTAGGAAGTGAAGTGAGTACATTTCTAAACTCATGATATGAGCTCCTTGATTTGTTGCAGTAATAAATACAGACAAACATTTATCCCTCAATGTTCAAGAATGTTACAGAGTATTGACTACAAAGTCACATTagaggaaaataagaaaataaggcAAAAACAAGGGAATTTGACTGCATGCAGAAAAAAGGAATAGAAGAttctgtgtccccggtccaggCACATCCATTCATTGTGCAATCTGTCGATGGGTTGAAGTTAGTGCAGACGTCACCTCGCAGGTCTCACTCTTCTCTAACCAAAGTCGATCCGCGGTCGATATTCTAGTACCATAGGGTAAGACTGAGGAGAAAACAGAAACCCCACCCGTATCAGTTCAGTGATCATTGCTGTACTCTTTACTTACAATTTTTCATTTCACAATGAATTTGAAAGGGATACTCTTTCCGTTGTTCACTGTCATTAAAGAGGAAACATCTGGAATAGTGAAAACTGCAaagcactgacagacaccaaGATAAATTCCTCCTTACGTCCTTAGGTAGAATGAATGCAGCATAATTCAGGCATCTGAACTCTTCTATGAAACTGAATTCTTTCCAAACTTTTTGTTCTCCAAGTGCTATATAAGTTAAACCTTAACCTTAGGTTTAGCTCACGCAATGTAAATCATGGATGtctaacagaaattaaaaatgtgcaaaatatcAGGCATAAAACTCTGACATAATTTAgtcccaaaatccacaaaataTATCTGTGTCCTTATTTTTTCATGTGTTGAGaaatttttcttgttttgtcattCCATTTGGAAGTATTCAAAATATGCATTTGTGTCTGTCTCTTGATTTTTCAGTCTAGGTTTTGAAATAACACAACTGATTATTTTGAGCCAACAAGCTTTATTTCCACAGCATATAACTCAAAATGAAGTTCCAGGCTGTAGCACAGCGCCAAATTGGAATGGGATGTAAAAGTGAAGaacaacattcaaacaaaagtaatttaaaCTGTCCTATCTTGTGGTTATTGCTTTAAGTCCAGTACAGGCCTAAATGCATTCAAATTTATCATCTAGAGTTAGTCTAGAGGACAGCTGTAGtcttataaataaaacatgtatGTTTTAATGTATGACTGAACCCCAGATTGATAACTCTTTATCAGACATACTTCAGAGTTGTTGAATGACCCACAGCTGCTCCCTTGCTCTggtattaaatgttttattttgtaaacatattttaattcattttaatttttcaaaatgagTCAACTCATATGCTCTTGAGGGGTCTTCTGGACTAGCCTCATTTTACACTATGCGACCCCTTATTCTAGGTCATTACCCAGTTGTTCCCAGAAGTCCACCAGAAGtattactacatactgtagcagcacCTCTGTGGCTTCTTGAGTACCACTCTGCTTGCAGTGACAGCACTGAGATATCCAGCATTTACTCCTGCGACTggtgctcactctgctgtaGGCACAGGGGGGCTCATAGTGTGAAAGAACAGAAGAGGAAAGTAACAGTGtgcacccccctcccccaactCGCTGGCTGCAATGAGGGTCCTAAAGGGTTCTAGACAGCAACACCACACTGTAACCTGAGCCGCTGAGCATCATCAAGGTATGGGGCTGCACTTCAGCGGTGCATGAAGGAGGTTCCCTCCTACGTGTGATACGTGTGAAACACCCTTTTGGAATGAAAAGAGCCTTACGAATACGAGCAGTTTTTACTATTATTAGTGAGAAAGCTACGCTCTGCACTGTAGAGATAAAACATCCCTTTCTGAAAAACAGATGGACTTGTGCACCACATATACGGTAGACTGCTAAAACAGATTGCTGTCAAAATACATATTTGCATTTCCAGGTCAAGCAGGTGAGTTAAAAATGGGTTTCCACAGTGAAATCGACTGAAAGCAGCCACCTATTTTTAGTCTGCAGCTCTTAGGACATTATGGTTCTTACCAGGGAGGATCCGTTTGATATGACCtaatttccattattttttaagaagtgGGAGATTCATTTTTCACTGTTGGATGGTTATACCAAATGGCTTCCCTCACAATTTATGGCTGTTTCCACAGCTTGCGCACAGAAAGTTCTCTGTAGAGCATGTTTAAGATGTATTTGAGGCCCCTGCCCTCTACTAAATCAGAATGGTAACCTCCATGCCACCGCACAGTGAGACCACACATTCAACCTGCCAAAGATAAAAACAGAAGTGGGctcagactgggacagctgTTCTGCCCTACCAAAGCTTTCTTCACTTGTTCCAGAGACTACTGAGCATTTCATTACAGTGTTGACACCTGCTCTCTGACCCCACTGCCAAAcgttggacttttcattttaacacgCTATTAATTTTGCTGGACTTAGCAGAGTGGTACTCAGGAAGGGAAGGCCTTCCTAGCTGAAGTTGAAGTGTCTGCTTCCCTGCATGTGTGAAGTTCATTTCCAGAAATAGTACAACACTTATCTGTTTCTACCAAAGGGAGTAATGAGGGATAAGGTTTCTTGTATAGACTGCCTTTTCAGCTTGCATTTTTGCTAAGTTTGTGGACACACCCAGGGAACTTGTCTTGTTACACTCGTttaatcaaaagaaatgtatCCAGGGAATCTCTAGTACCACGCTACTCAATGCATAAAAATGGGCAAAATGTCTGAACAACATTTATCCAATGATTATAGCGGCACTTGAATGATTTGAGCAACCCAAAGAATATTTTAGAAACGAGGATGACTACATTcaaatactgttttaaattaCTGCTCTGCAAAAGTTTTTTCGgggttttttaaatgacaaattacATCCTTCCTGTCGCAGCTCAGACAGCCTTATCATTTCCCCCTTTTCATAActcacaatttttttaaatgcacagacCAATTCCCCTCCTATTACTCTCCCTCAACTGAACACTATTCTTCCGCTTCATTCCACCTGCACTTCATGCTTCTAGATGTTTTCACAGTCAGTGGCTAATCACTGCAGTCAGTTAATTTCCCCCAGTTTCTTTTCAGTAGCAGTTGCTCATATCTTTACAAAATCATTCTGCTTTTCCAGAGTGTGAACATTACCGAACAGAAACTGGCTAGAAATTTGAACATCTTTCAGCTTTGaatcataaaaatgtatatagaaTTGGAAAATTCAAGCCTTGAAAAATATGttgtgttttcagtgttttattaACAAGGCACAGCTGTTTACTCAAAGATATTCAACCTCTTTCAATCGCAGTGTTCTATTTGCTGAATTCCAAATAATGTCCATAATGTTTTTGATTAATATTGGACACAGAGAACATCCAATTAATTGTGtgacttaaaattaattttgtgatcTTGAACTAATCGAGATTTGTCACAGCGAAGGAGGAGAAGTtatctttgcagtttttgctcacatttaacttttttcagCCATAAACATGCTCACTTTGAGTGttcaagttttgattaaaatattcactttaagaATGTATACatgatttgtaattcaacaatcAAATATCATTTTGAGGGGTGTGAATACTTCTAAAAACAActgtcatttaaatgtttttttgtaggtATTTAAAGAATCAGTTTtcaaagagagaaaagagaaatgtaCATTAACAGTAGCAAAGAAGAGATGTGAGGTGTTGATTCAGGTCAGAACTCTACCAGGGGATttatatgcaaaataaaaattaaagaaaattccCTTAGATTAAAACAAATTACTACAATAATGTATATCTActgttaaaatgattaaaaaccaGAGATTATACCAATGATTTcaaagtaattattattttcttagtaTAGTACTGATACTACTTTTGGTACATTACAAGACCCTAAAGTAGAAACTTATCTGATTAtttatgagtttggaaaacttACTTTGACtttctatatatttttagaaaagttaCCTTGGAAAAGATAAACATCCATTTTTCATTAGCAGACAGTTTCACAGCTGATTAAACTACCGTGCTGAATGATAGAGGCACAGTATATTGGCCAGGGGAGGATACCAGCCTGACCAGACTGGGAATAGGACTTTAGACCtgccaaaaaaaaaccctgaagcACACATGAGAAAAGGGACGTTTTTCTTGTATTAATACAACAAGCAGCAGGAAAAACACCACTGCATAGGTAACTACAGGCAACTCAAAGAATTATATACTTTCAGCTTTTAAGAGGAAGCACTATTTCATATAACTACTGAAATTTAAAGAGTGATCCAAATGCCTTACATCTCTTTGGAGATGTACAATGTGACTTGTGAGAAACCAGAGATTTTATTGCAGtattacaatattgttttcttagCTTAACCTAAAAGCTTTGCGGTAGAAGCAATCATGCCCTATGGTTCAGGTTACAGGGAACTGAATGATAATGAGCAATAGCATGTTCTTAGGCTAACACATTAAGCAGCTTAATGTCTACTCAAGACATACCACTAATAAGGGAATCCTACAGAACCACTTGACAGCGGAACTGCAATTTGAGGACTGAGAAACTAAGAGAAACTAAGAGGAACACAGAGGAACACAGAGGAAGACACAGAGATATGAATTAGAACTTACATTCTCTCCCCTAAGTCTCCATCTTGTCATATAAATGAATTCCATCGTATGGTCTTTTCCCATGATCTCACCATTGCATAGAACATCCAGCTGTGGCCAAAACAAACATCACTTTATTGCACACGACAAGGCTGTCAAAAGTGCATGACAACAGCTTCTCCCTGCATTGGTAGGCTTGACGATGATAAAATTAATCCAATCATGCATGCATCTTGCAGAGTGGCAGCCCATGAAAGCTTCTTACATATTTTATAGCAGAGCCAGGCAAGGCAACTTCATGTACAAGGAACAACCACttgcacagtatacagtacgtcCTGTTTTGAACACTTCACTCATAATGTGCTTTAGGATCTAGAGCATTGGCTGAATAGTCAAACAAACATAATGGACCACAGCAGATACTGAAAAGAGACCAGGCAAGCACATGACAGGAAGAAAATAGGCTGAGGAGAATATGCCTTGTTAAATAGCAGACAAAAGCATTTTGCTTTTCCTGAAGTGAGAGCCCTTCCTGTGATACTGTCAATGAAATGTACTGCAAATACAGGAGATCTCGAATTAGCAATTGGCATAATAACAAGTGTTGAAACTAGAAGACAATAACACAAGTAATACAAAGAAATCAGAAAGAACTGCTGCTTTTATGGTGTTTTTGTACAGCATTTCAGCAAATGCTCAGATGAAGAAAATTTCAACCCACCCCATGTAGGAGAAATGTGTAAGAAAATCGGTtgaatttgtaatatttttgcaTAAAGAGTTGCAATATTTAAAACGTATTGCATATCCAAGCACAATATTAATACAGTACCATTCTTTTTTCGTTTATCAGTCCAAAGCAGATGGGAAAGAAGTATGTAGGATAAAAGCAAAATAAGCACATGTGAAACAGTGTCTTTTGCTAAGACAGGGCTTACCTCATAAGAGCTAGGAAGCTTTAACTTCAAACTCAGAAACTTCTTTATAGTTCCAACTGTCACTCGCGTTGAGCAGCGAATAAATTTCTTCATTAAGCCCTGTAGCACAAATTCAAACAAGATTATTTTGATTAACAAAACTTATCCCCAAGAAGAGGAGGATGAAAATGGTTATTCCTTTACTTCATGTGAAAAAGTTTCTTCTCCAGCTCTTTCTGCTCAACCCTCCCCTGCCTGGGTGTCACTCTTCAAACCAGGAGACATTTCTTCAGGGGCCTCAATATGGAACCATACAGCTCATAGGCTGTGTGATGCAATGCACCGAGTGACCTGAATAATCCATCTTACATTACATCAGGTTACTGTTAAAACAAGTTTCATAGTTCTGGTTAACTAGTTAGCTAGTTCTGCACATGAAAAGGCATCACTCATTAAGTGTCTATGTTCTTACTTACGGTGTATACAGGCAAAGCAGAAGGCCCAGCTCTCCTACTGACCTTCACTACATTTTCTCCAGACTGCCCATTATTTCGCAAGCAGTCGAGGCAGATTGCTATCTGGGGGTCACTTCTGTGATAATCCTGGTCCCCATTCTCCTCCTCTTCATCTTCAATCCTGGCCCTCTTAGATTTGGGGCTTTCACCTGCGAGAAACAAGCCTGTACTGAACCACACTGAATTATCAGCCTCCACTCAAAGTACAGTAGTTCTCAGCATCCTAGTACAAGGTCACAGGAAAAGATTTGGCAAAATCAAAGATTTCATTTTCAGCATCTTGCATTTCCCAGGAACCGACTCATTTAACACTTTTTAGTACAGAACAGAAATGTGGTTAAATTTTAGGTTAATTTATCTAAAGAGCTCAGGTCCAGAGAAAAACCAACTGATGTGTGGGTCCCCAGGAAAAGAAATGGGAACCCCTGTCTTAAAGGTTGGGCACTTCAAGCAATACAAGACAACACTCTGTTATCCCACACCTGTTTGCTAGGGTAGATAGGACAGCTCTTTTAGTGGTGAAGGGCACACAGTGGAGGCGCAGAACTGTTTCCATGTCTTCAGCAAAATGATGATTTTATTATTGGGTGGAGTGGTGGTaatgtggctaaggatctgcgtttgtggctggaaggttgccggttcaaatcctgcagctgccagaggaatcctactctgttgggcccctgagcaaggcccttaaccccaactgctccaggggcactgtataaatggctgacccttcgctctgaccccaagcttctctctcctgcctgtgtgtctcatggagagcaagctggggtatgcatccaaattcttaatgcaagaaattatatatggctaataaagtgatcttactgTAATACAATATTACAAGAATCTATACGTGCACTTATCACTCCAGGATTTCTCTCAGCCCCTTAcaatctattttaaaataactcgTACAACTTCTCAAAACACCTAAATAAGAACCAGTAGCATGAAGGTGACTATCATCCAGATCATTTAAAACCACCAAATaacaggattttaaaaaataataaatcttaataatgcaaaacaaaatataatgtattgtaACCAGCTATGTTTATTAGGTACTTTTATCATTATcacaaatttaaatgttttgagaGCATTTTTGCTTCACTTgatgtaaaacaaatattgcctataaagctaaaaaaaaattagactggttttcaaatgttttctatAACAGACGCATGCCGTGCTGCTTTTATCATCCCCGTTTCTTTCTTTGTGCAGCTCTTGTGTTCTCTGAAGGTACTGCACATATTTAATCTCCTTCTGCATTCTCTGTAATTTCTATTATAATGACTCACCACCTCCTACTGCCTCGCCTACAGATCTTTCAAGTCACAATAAATAACTATGAATCTGAAAAACCTCTGTTAAGTCAGTCTTATCATACACAACAATCCCATGGTTTTCAACCTTAGCCTGAAACTAGACATTTACATCCCCCatattacctactgtatgttatcaCTGATGGATAATACTGGAACACTTAGAAATGCCCCAAGGTTTGAGGCTCTGTAAACCAGTCAGTGGGGGTGTGACTGCATTATGGGTGTATGTTCATCATTCGGCTAAGCCATTAGcaaataagaaaatgtttgtttccAGTTTTGGTGCATTGAAGAAATAAaggttatacatactgtatatattttataggACTATTGTTCTCATCATTTAAAAGGTATTACAACTGCTATTAGCACAGACTAAGGACTTCTGTCTTCCCTTGAGCACAGTGCTTAAGATGATGCAAAAGAATTAACAGAAATGAACCTGTGTACTGTCACATTCATTACTCTGGTCATATGTATATAATAAGTCTCTTCACTAATCCTGCCACAAGAGGACTGAAATCAGACTGGTCTCTAACTATTAACCACAACTGTTGTTAgttgaaagtttatttttggGTGAATTCCCAACTAGTGCAAGTGATAAGCCCCAGAGATAAGGAGCTTTGTAGGCAAGGCAAAGTACAAATGAGAACTGCCACTGCTTGGAAACTTTGCAGTTTACAGTTAATTCCAtgagtcaaaaaataaaaaaaaacaaaaacaatgcatCAATTTAGCAGCGCATGCTGGAATAGTGATAATCTCCCTGCAATATCTGAGTGGTCTGGAGGGATCTCATCATAGATACCCTGTGAACAAACAATGTCTAACCTggagtttttttctgatttacaAATTTTCAAGGTTTACGTGCATGTAAGGTTAacatctaaacattttaaaatgtaaacatgtGCCTGTCACCCAGGGAGGGGGCTTATCAGcagggcagagtggtggctctgtgcctaaggatctgcacctgtggctggaaggttgctggttcaaatcccatggttggcagaggaatcctactctgttgggcccctaagcaaggcccttaaccccagctgctccaggggtgctgacctggtgctctgaccccaagcttctctttccCCACCTGGTGTtttatggagagcaagctggggtatgtgaaaagacaaattcctaatgcaagaaattgtacagtatatggctaataaagtgatcttatctaggTCATTGGGTCACATTCTATGATGCATTATTATCCTTTCAAGAAGAGCAAGTGTCTACAGGATACACAATGACTTGATTCATGTAGTTTGAAACTGCCCTCCAGAATTCATTTTTTTGGAAAACAATCAAAATATACTAAATTATTTGGGGATGCTGACCAGTAAGAAAAaggtattaaatattaaattgataGCTGTTCCTGTGCTCCCTTTAACGTCACCTCAATAACACCTTGGATGTCAAAATGTCTGGTTTCTCTACAGATTTCCTGTGTCCTGTGACTCCTTGGGGAGCACATGACACAGGGCAGGAAAGAATGAATGGCAATTGCTACTGCTATTACTACTGACTTTAATGAGCATTTGTTAGTGCAAGGCTGTGAGCCCTCACTGGCTTCCCATTGTAAACCTTCAGTATAGGTTTCTTTCAGCCCTCTCCTACTGCACCGTGATCTGAACA contains:
- the pcgf5b gene encoding polycomb group RING finger protein 5-B, with the translated sequence MAAQRKHLVRDFNHFITCYVCKGYLIKPTTVTECLHTFCKSCIVQHFEDSNDCPKCGIQVHETNPLEMLRLDNTLEEIIFKLVPGLREKEQQQEIEFWRKNNSKENGEGESPKSKRARIEDEEEENGDQDYHRSDPQIAICLDCLRNNGQSGENVVKGLMKKFIRCSTRVTVGTIKKFLSLKLKLPSSYELDVLCNGEIMGKDHTMEFIYMTRWRLRGENSYPMVLEYRPRIDFG